From one Amycolatopsis sp. FDAARGOS 1241 genomic stretch:
- the rpmB gene encoding 50S ribosomal protein L28, with protein MSAVCQVTGRKPGYGKQVSHSHRRTSRRWEPNLQTRRYYVPSLGRTVRLKVSAKGMKTIDKRGIDAVVTELGAKGVKL; from the coding sequence GTGTCAGCCGTGTGCCAGGTCACCGGCCGCAAGCCGGGCTACGGCAAACAGGTCTCGCACTCGCACCGCCGAACGTCGCGGCGCTGGGAGCCGAACCTGCAGACCCGCCGCTACTACGTGCCGAGCCTCGGCCGGACGGTGCGGCTCAAGGTGTCCGCGAAGGGCATGAAGACGATCGACAAACGCGGCATCGACGCGGTCGTCACCGAATTGGGCGCGAAGGGGGTGAAGCTCTAG
- the rpmG gene encoding 50S ribosomal protein L33: MAKSTDVRPIVKLRSIAGTGYTYVTRKNRRNDPDRLVLRKYDPVARKHVEFKEER, translated from the coding sequence ATGGCGAAGAGCACCGACGTCCGGCCGATCGTGAAGCTGCGGTCCATCGCCGGGACCGGCTACACGTACGTGACCAGGAAGAACCGCCGCAACGATCCCGACCGGCTGGTCCTGCGCAAGTACGACCCCGTGGCACGCAAGCACGTCGAGTTCAAGGAAGAGCGCTGA
- the rpsN gene encoding 30S ribosomal protein S14 — protein MAKKSKIAKNEQRKVIAARYVERRRALKAVIASPSASSQEKADAVVALQRMPRDASATRIRNRDAADGRPRGYLRKFGLSRVRVRQLAHRGELPGVSKSSW, from the coding sequence ATGGCCAAGAAGTCGAAGATCGCGAAGAACGAACAACGGAAGGTCATCGCGGCGCGCTACGTCGAGCGGCGCCGGGCGCTCAAGGCGGTCATCGCCTCGCCTTCGGCCTCGTCGCAGGAGAAGGCGGACGCGGTGGTGGCGCTACAGCGCATGCCGCGCGACGCGAGCGCCACGCGCATCCGCAACCGCGACGCCGCAGACGGCCGCCCGCGCGGGTACCTGCGCAAGTTCGGCCTGTCCCGCGTGCGCGTGCGGCAGCTGGCGCACCGCGGCGAGCTGCCCGGCGTCTCGAAGTCGAGCTGGTGA
- the rpsR gene encoding 30S ribosomal protein S18, which yields MSRMPKPGRDRAARKRVNPLHARGITVVDWKDVDLLRTFISDRGKIRARRVTGLTPQQQKQVAAAIKNAREMALLPYPVAARG from the coding sequence GTGAGCCGGATGCCGAAGCCCGGTCGTGACCGCGCCGCCCGCAAGCGGGTGAACCCCTTGCACGCCCGCGGGATCACCGTCGTCGACTGGAAGGACGTGGACCTGCTGCGCACGTTCATCTCCGACCGCGGCAAGATCCGCGCCCGCCGGGTCACCGGCTTGACGCCGCAGCAGCAGAAGCAGGTGGCCGCGGCGATCAAGAACGCGCGGGAGATGGCGTTGCTGCCGTATCCGGTCGCCGCGCGAGGCTGA
- the cobA gene encoding uroporphyrinogen-III C-methyltransferase: MDDPHYLSGLQLAGRRVVMVGGGSVAQRRLPRLIRAGARVELVSPHTTPSVSAMADAGELVWHERRYAEGDLAGAWYALACTDDPEVNAAVCAEAERERVFCVRADEGESGSAVTPASGRHGGLLFGVLSGGEPLRSAAVRDSVLDALHAGTVLDGRVPRADDTELPGVALVGGGPGDPDLITVRGRRLLSRADVVVVDRLAPRELLDELAPEVEVVDAAKIPYGRAASQDVINRTLVEKAQEGKFVVRLKGGDPYLFGRGFEEVQACVAAGVPVTMVPGITSAFAVPAVADVPVTHRGVAHEVVVVSGHVAPGDPRSLVDWSVLARLSGTIVLMMGVERLPQFAAALLDGGRPADTPATVIEDGTMRTQRTLRSTLAKVADEAAAAGVKPPAVIVFGPVAGLAR, encoded by the coding sequence ATGGACGACCCGCACTACCTCTCCGGACTCCAGCTCGCCGGCCGTCGCGTCGTGATGGTCGGGGGCGGCTCGGTCGCCCAGCGCCGCCTGCCGCGGCTCATTCGCGCGGGCGCGCGCGTCGAGCTGGTGTCACCGCACACGACGCCGTCGGTGAGCGCGATGGCCGACGCGGGTGAGCTCGTGTGGCACGAGCGCCGCTACGCCGAGGGTGATCTTGCCGGCGCCTGGTACGCGCTCGCGTGCACCGACGACCCCGAGGTCAACGCCGCCGTGTGCGCCGAGGCCGAGCGCGAGCGGGTCTTCTGCGTGCGCGCCGACGAGGGGGAGTCCGGCAGCGCCGTGACACCCGCGTCGGGCCGCCACGGCGGGCTGCTGTTCGGCGTCCTGTCCGGCGGCGAGCCGCTGCGCTCGGCGGCCGTGCGCGACAGCGTCCTCGACGCCTTGCACGCCGGAACCGTCCTCGACGGCCGCGTTCCCCGTGCCGACGACACCGAACTGCCGGGCGTCGCGCTCGTCGGCGGCGGCCCGGGCGACCCGGACCTCATCACCGTGCGCGGCCGCCGGCTGCTCTCGCGCGCCGACGTCGTCGTCGTCGACCGGCTGGCGCCGCGTGAGCTGCTCGACGAACTCGCGCCCGAGGTCGAGGTCGTCGACGCCGCGAAGATCCCCTACGGCCGGGCCGCGAGCCAGGACGTCATCAACCGCACCCTCGTCGAGAAGGCCCAGGAGGGCAAGTTCGTCGTCCGCCTGAAGGGTGGCGACCCGTACCTCTTCGGCCGCGGTTTCGAGGAAGTGCAGGCGTGCGTGGCCGCGGGCGTCCCGGTGACCATGGTCCCCGGCATCACGAGCGCCTTCGCGGTGCCGGCCGTCGCCGACGTCCCGGTTACCCACCGCGGCGTCGCCCACGAAGTCGTGGTCGTGTCGGGCCACGTCGCGCCGGGCGACCCGCGCTCGCTCGTCGACTGGTCCGTGCTCGCCCGGCTGAGCGGCACCATCGTACTGATGATGGGCGTCGAACGCCTGCCCCAGTTCGCCGCGGCCCTGCTCGACGGCGGCCGCCCCGCCGACACCCCGGCCACCGTCATCGAAGACGGCACGATGCGCACGCAGCGCACACTGCGCTCGACCTTGGCCAAGGTCGCCGACGAAGCCGCGGCCGCGGGCGTGAAGCCGCCGGCGGTGATCGTGTTCGGTCCGGTGGCCGGCCTGGCCCGGTGA
- a CDS encoding alpha/beta fold hydrolase gives MSPAPVPAVDVPPPDPVPARRTRPIELSGSFTVGGQRLCYTEYGTGDRVVVLMHGIMFTRRMHAPLARRLARAGYRVVTLDLLGHGDSARPAESWRYSMPAFGEQAVALLDHLELPSAVIGGTSLGANVALEVAVADPARARGLVVEMPVLDNAIVAGLLTFAPLLFAARFLPVTVRGVALAANLVPHGSQWVDVVTDTLTQQPEPMAALLHGVLFGRIAPPKSIRRSLATPALVIGHEGDPIHPFGDADTLAADMPNAEFVQARSPVELRMDPQRLTAAIKDFAERCYES, from the coding sequence ATGAGCCCGGCCCCCGTCCCCGCCGTCGACGTCCCGCCGCCGGATCCGGTGCCCGCGCGCCGCACCCGGCCGATCGAGCTGTCGGGCTCGTTCACCGTCGGCGGGCAGCGGCTCTGCTACACCGAGTACGGCACCGGCGACCGCGTCGTGGTGCTGATGCACGGGATCATGTTCACCCGCCGGATGCACGCGCCCCTGGCCCGCCGTCTCGCCCGCGCGGGGTACCGCGTGGTCACCCTCGACCTGCTGGGCCACGGCGACTCCGCCCGGCCGGCCGAGTCGTGGCGCTACTCGATGCCGGCGTTCGGCGAGCAGGCTGTCGCGCTGCTGGACCACCTCGAGCTGCCGTCGGCGGTGATCGGCGGGACGTCGCTCGGCGCCAACGTCGCACTCGAGGTGGCGGTGGCCGACCCGGCGCGGGCACGCGGCCTGGTGGTCGAGATGCCGGTGCTGGACAACGCGATCGTCGCCGGCCTGCTCACGTTCGCCCCGCTGCTGTTCGCGGCGCGCTTCCTGCCCGTGACCGTGCGCGGCGTGGCGCTGGCCGCCAACCTGGTGCCGCACGGCAGCCAGTGGGTCGACGTCGTCACCGACACCCTGACCCAGCAGCCCGAGCCCATGGCGGCGCTCCTGCACGGCGTGCTGTTCGGCCGGATCGCACCCCCCAAGTCGATCCGCCGCTCGCTGGCCACGCCCGCCCTGGTCATCGGCCACGAAGGCGACCCCATCCACCCGTTCGGCGACGCCGACACGCTGGCCGCGGACATGCCGAACGCGGAGTTCGTCCAGGCGCGCAGCCCGGTCGAACTCCGCATGGACCCCCAGCGCCTCACGGCGGCGATCAAGGACTTCGCCGAGCGCTGCTACGAGAGCTGA
- a CDS encoding crotonase/enoyl-CoA hydratase family protein, producing the protein MTAPADALPALVSLQVDLEGAIAEVTLLGPAKGNAMGPDFWRELPLVFGALDADPRVRAIVLTGSGAHFSYGLDLPAMMGGWAPLLAGDALAGPRTEFHQEVRRLQEAVSSIAECRKPVIAAVSGWCVGGGVDVISAADIRLASADAKFSVREVKVAIVADLGSLQRLATIVGEGHVRELALTGKDVDAARAEKIGLVNDVYPDRETLLAEAREVAADIAANPPLVVQGTKQVLAAGTERQVADGLRYVAAWNAAFLPSRDLAEAVQAFLERRAPEFKGE; encoded by the coding sequence ATGACCGCACCTGCTGACGCCCTGCCCGCTCTCGTCTCGCTGCAAGTCGACCTCGAGGGCGCCATCGCCGAGGTCACGTTGCTCGGCCCGGCGAAGGGCAATGCCATGGGCCCCGACTTCTGGCGGGAGCTGCCGCTGGTGTTCGGCGCCCTCGACGCCGACCCGCGCGTGCGTGCGATCGTGCTCACCGGCAGCGGGGCGCACTTCTCCTACGGTCTCGACCTGCCCGCGATGATGGGCGGCTGGGCACCGCTGCTCGCCGGCGACGCGCTCGCCGGTCCGCGCACGGAGTTCCACCAGGAGGTGCGGCGCCTGCAGGAGGCCGTCAGCTCGATCGCCGAGTGCCGCAAGCCCGTGATCGCCGCAGTCTCCGGCTGGTGCGTCGGCGGCGGCGTCGACGTGATCAGCGCGGCCGACATCCGCCTCGCCAGTGCCGACGCCAAGTTCAGCGTCCGCGAGGTCAAGGTCGCGATCGTCGCCGACCTCGGCAGCCTGCAGCGGCTCGCGACGATCGTCGGTGAAGGCCACGTGCGTGAGCTCGCCCTGACCGGCAAGGACGTCGACGCCGCGCGCGCCGAGAAGATCGGCCTGGTCAACGACGTGTACCCCGACCGGGAGACGCTGCTCGCCGAGGCGCGCGAAGTCGCCGCCGACATCGCCGCGAACCCGCCGCTGGTCGTGCAGGGCACCAAGCAGGTCCTCGCCGCCGGCACCGAACGACAGGTCGCCGACGGCCTGCGCTACGTCGCCGCGTGGAACGCCGCGTTCCTGCCGAGCAGGGACCTCGCCGAGGCCGTGCAGGCGTTCCTCGAGCGGCGAGCGCCGGAGTTCAAGGGCGAGTAG
- a CDS encoding AMP-binding protein — translation MSNGASESYRVFREARDYLQANREDYDTARRDFAWPQPAEFNWALDWFDVVARDPANAQRYALWIVEEDGSENRWTFPEMSARSNQVANWLRRLGVARGDRLILMLGNQGELWETILAAIKLGAVIIPASTLLGPADLVDRVERGRAKHVVVRAEDAPKFADVAGDYTRIAVGDPVEGWHAFTTAYAEPAEFTPEGTTAAADPLLLYFTSGTTAKPKLVQHTHVSYPIGHLSTMYWIGLEPGDVHLNISSPGWAKHAWSNVFAPWNAEATVFLYNYARFDAGALMAQMDRCGVTSFCAPPTVWRMLIQADLTVLRTPPKKVVGAGEPLNPEVIEQVEKAWGVTIRDGFGQTESSVQIANTPGQEVVPGSMGRPLPGFEVALIDPVTGERATEGEICLDLAHRPVGLMVGYADDDERTAAAFAGGYYHTGDVGSIDERGYLTYVGRTDDVFKASDYRISPFELESVLLEHEAVAEAAVVPAPDPIRLAVPKAYVVLAAGHEPTAGTAREILAYARENLAPYKRIRRLEFGELPKTISGKIRRVELRGREHENTRPEGEYREEDFPDLKG, via the coding sequence GTGAGCAATGGCGCTTCGGAGAGCTACCGGGTCTTCCGTGAGGCGCGGGACTACCTGCAGGCCAACCGCGAGGACTACGACACCGCCCGCCGCGATTTCGCCTGGCCGCAGCCGGCGGAGTTCAACTGGGCGCTCGACTGGTTCGACGTGGTGGCCCGCGACCCCGCGAACGCGCAGCGGTACGCGCTCTGGATCGTCGAGGAGGACGGCTCCGAGAACCGCTGGACGTTCCCGGAGATGTCCGCCCGCTCGAACCAGGTGGCCAACTGGCTGCGCCGCCTGGGGGTCGCGCGCGGTGACCGGCTGATCCTCATGCTGGGCAACCAGGGCGAGCTGTGGGAGACGATCCTCGCCGCGATCAAGCTCGGCGCCGTGATCATCCCGGCTTCGACGCTGCTCGGCCCGGCCGACCTCGTCGACCGCGTGGAGCGAGGACGGGCCAAGCACGTGGTGGTCCGCGCCGAGGACGCGCCCAAGTTCGCCGATGTGGCCGGCGACTACACGCGCATCGCCGTCGGCGACCCGGTCGAGGGCTGGCACGCGTTCACCACGGCCTACGCCGAGCCGGCCGAGTTCACCCCCGAGGGCACGACCGCCGCGGCCGACCCGCTGCTGCTGTACTTCACGTCCGGCACCACGGCGAAGCCGAAGCTGGTGCAGCACACGCACGTGTCCTACCCGATCGGGCATCTGTCCACAATGTACTGGATTGGGCTCGAGCCCGGCGACGTGCACCTCAACATCTCCTCGCCCGGCTGGGCCAAACACGCGTGGAGCAACGTGTTCGCGCCGTGGAACGCCGAGGCCACGGTGTTCCTGTACAACTACGCGCGCTTCGACGCCGGCGCCCTGATGGCGCAGATGGACCGTTGCGGTGTCACGAGCTTCTGCGCGCCGCCGACGGTGTGGCGCATGCTCATCCAGGCCGATCTCACCGTGCTGCGCACGCCGCCGAAAAAGGTCGTCGGCGCGGGGGAGCCGCTCAACCCCGAGGTGATCGAGCAGGTCGAGAAGGCCTGGGGGGTCACCATCCGAGACGGCTTCGGCCAGACCGAGAGCAGCGTGCAGATCGCGAACACCCCCGGTCAGGAAGTCGTACCCGGTTCGATGGGCCGTCCGCTGCCGGGCTTCGAGGTGGCGCTGATCGACCCCGTGACGGGCGAGCGCGCGACCGAGGGCGAGATCTGCCTCGACCTCGCGCACCGGCCGGTGGGCCTGATGGTGGGCTACGCGGACGACGACGAACGCACGGCGGCCGCGTTCGCGGGCGGCTACTACCACACCGGCGACGTCGGCTCGATCGACGAACGCGGCTACCTCACCTACGTCGGGCGCACCGACGACGTGTTCAAGGCGTCGGACTACCGGATCTCGCCGTTCGAGCTGGAGAGCGTGCTGCTCGAACACGAGGCCGTCGCGGAGGCCGCCGTGGTGCCCGCGCCGGACCCGATCCGGCTCGCCGTGCCGAAGGCGTATGTGGTGCTCGCCGCCGGGCACGAGCCGACCGCCGGCACCGCCCGCGAGATCCTCGCCTACGCGCGGGAGAACCTCGCGCCCTACAAGCGGATCCGGCGCCTGGAGTTCGGCGAGCTGCCGAAGACGATCTCCGGCAAGATCCGCCGCGTCGAGCTGCGCGGGCGCGAGCACGAGAACACCCGGCCCGAGGGCGAGTACCGCGAGGAGGACTTCCCGGACCTCAAGGGCTGA
- a CDS encoding CDP-alcohol phosphatidyltransferase family protein has translation MTTVPEPKTEPSLLRQAFNVPNILSLLRLAGVPVFLWLLLGPKEDGWALALLVFSALTDWLDGKLARWLDQMSRLGQLLDPAADRLYILATLVAFLIRGIIPWWVVVPLVLREAVLGVCVLALRRAGFAPPEVTYIGKGATFVLMYAFPFLLLTQGGSTVAAVARPIAYAFMIWGGALYVWSGALYVMQAVRALRSR, from the coding sequence GTGACGACGGTCCCCGAGCCCAAGACGGAGCCTTCCCTGCTGCGGCAGGCGTTCAACGTCCCGAACATCCTGTCGCTGCTGCGGCTCGCGGGCGTGCCCGTGTTCCTCTGGCTCCTGCTGGGCCCGAAGGAGGACGGGTGGGCGCTCGCGCTGCTCGTCTTCTCGGCGCTCACCGACTGGCTCGACGGCAAGCTCGCCCGCTGGCTCGACCAGATGTCGCGGCTGGGACAGCTGCTCGATCCCGCTGCCGACCGGTTGTACATCCTCGCGACCCTCGTCGCGTTCCTCATCCGCGGCATCATCCCCTGGTGGGTCGTGGTGCCGCTCGTGCTGCGCGAGGCCGTGCTCGGCGTGTGCGTGCTGGCCCTGCGCCGCGCCGGGTTCGCGCCGCCCGAAGTGACTTACATCGGCAAGGGCGCGACCTTCGTGCTGATGTACGCGTTCCCGTTCCTGCTGCTCACGCAGGGCGGGTCCACGGTGGCCGCGGTGGCGCGGCCGATCGCCTACGCCTTCATGATCTGGGGCGGGGCGCTCTACGTGTGGTCCGGCGCGCTGTACGTCATGCAGGCAGTGCGCGCACTGCGCAGCCGGTGA
- the gcvH gene encoding glycine cleavage system protein GcvH, producing the protein MTTPEELRYTEEHEWVATREGALVRVGITEYAQDQLGDVVFVDLPEVGKQVGAGDVFGEVESTKSVSELFAPVDGEIVAVNDAVGESPELINSDPYGEGWLVEIRMDDPSGLDALLEAEAYQALTNG; encoded by the coding sequence TTGACCACTCCAGAAGAGCTGCGTTACACGGAGGAACACGAGTGGGTGGCCACGCGGGAGGGCGCGCTCGTCCGCGTGGGCATCACGGAGTACGCCCAGGACCAGCTCGGCGACGTCGTGTTCGTCGACCTGCCCGAGGTCGGCAAGCAGGTCGGCGCGGGCGACGTCTTCGGCGAGGTCGAGTCGACCAAGAGCGTCTCGGAGCTGTTCGCGCCGGTCGACGGCGAGATCGTGGCGGTGAACGACGCGGTGGGCGAATCGCCGGAACTGATCAATTCCGACCCCTACGGCGAAGGCTGGCTCGTCGAGATCCGCATGGACGACCCGTCGGGGCTTGACGCCCTGCTCGAAGCCGAGGCGTACCAGGCGCTGACCAACGGCTGA
- the garA gene encoding glycogen accumulation regulator GarA, producing MSTNDGPGVPPEQSPERTSVFRADFLADVEGQESAPAAEAPVQGVDALPPGSALLVVKRGPNAGSRFLLDRDTTSAGRHPDSDIFLDDVTVSRRHAEFRREGGEFVVIDVGSLNGTYVNREPVDQAVLAGGDEVQIGKFRLVFLTGPGHGGQGAQ from the coding sequence GTGAGCACGAACGACGGGCCCGGCGTTCCCCCGGAGCAGTCTCCGGAGCGGACCTCTGTCTTCCGGGCCGACTTCCTGGCCGACGTCGAAGGCCAGGAGTCCGCGCCGGCCGCCGAGGCACCGGTCCAGGGTGTCGACGCCCTGCCACCGGGTTCCGCCCTCCTGGTCGTCAAGCGCGGCCCCAACGCGGGTTCGCGCTTCCTGCTGGACCGCGACACCACGAGCGCGGGCCGGCATCCCGACAGCGACATCTTCCTCGACGACGTCACGGTCTCCCGCCGGCACGCCGAGTTCCGGCGTGAGGGCGGGGAGTTCGTCGTCATCGACGTCGGTTCCCTGAACGGCACGTACGTCAACCGCGAGCCGGTCGACCAGGCCGTGCTCGCCGGCGGCGACGAGGTCCAGATCGGGAAGTTCCGCCTCGTCTTCCTGACGGGCCCGGGGCACGGGGGCCAGGGGGCGCAGTGA
- a CDS encoding MerR family transcriptional regulator has protein sequence MTAAGQPGRSEARRDGLSIGAVLAQLRGDFPDVTISKIRFLEAEGLVRPGRTASGYRQFAPADVERLRFVLSAQRDHYLPLKVIKEQLDAADSGAEPAAAAPRLPRKLVSLDPADTGGLPAAEDFETGPEVRLTQEELLAQAGIDVATLAELQQYGLVRPGAAGFFGPDTVLIARTVKAMTEFGIEPRHLRAFRAAADREVGLLEQIVTPVYRHRDEDAKARADEVVRELAALSVTLHTLLVKAGIRGVTGG, from the coding sequence GTGACGGCGGCCGGGCAGCCCGGTCGTTCGGAGGCTCGGCGCGACGGGTTGAGCATCGGGGCGGTCCTGGCGCAGCTGCGCGGCGACTTCCCCGATGTCACCATCTCGAAGATCCGGTTCCTCGAGGCGGAAGGCCTGGTTCGGCCGGGCCGCACGGCCTCGGGGTACCGGCAGTTCGCCCCGGCGGACGTGGAGCGGCTGCGCTTCGTGCTGTCCGCGCAGCGGGATCACTACCTCCCGCTCAAGGTCATCAAGGAACAGCTGGACGCGGCGGACTCCGGTGCGGAGCCCGCCGCGGCCGCACCTCGCCTGCCTCGCAAGCTGGTGTCGCTCGACCCGGCCGACACCGGCGGCCTGCCGGCGGCGGAGGACTTCGAGACCGGGCCCGAGGTCCGGCTGACGCAGGAAGAGCTGCTGGCGCAAGCCGGCATCGACGTCGCCACCCTCGCCGAACTGCAGCAGTACGGTCTCGTGCGGCCGGGCGCGGCCGGGTTCTTCGGGCCCGACACGGTGCTGATCGCGCGCACGGTGAAGGCGATGACCGAATTCGGTATCGAGCCGAGACACCTGCGTGCCTTCCGCGCGGCGGCCGACCGCGAGGTCGGGCTCCTCGAGCAGATCGTGACCCCGGTGTATCGCCACCGTGACGAGGACGCGAAAGCCCGGGCCGACGAGGTGGTCCGGGAGCTCGCGGCGCTGTCGGTGACGCTGCACACGCTCCTCGTGAAGGCGGGTATCCGGGGTGTCACCGGTGGCTGA
- a CDS encoding bifunctional nuclease family protein, whose translation MSEMRVVGVRVELPHNQPILLLRETEGERYLPIWIGSVEATAIALEQQGVRPARPLTHDLLKDVIGALGRELEQVVITDLKEGTFFAELVFDGDIRVSARPSDSVALALRIGVPIHAVDAVLEEAGLIIPDEQEDEVEKFREFLDSVSPEDFRGADT comes from the coding sequence ATGAGCGAGATGCGCGTCGTCGGTGTGCGGGTGGAGCTGCCCCACAATCAGCCGATCTTGTTGCTGCGGGAGACCGAGGGCGAGCGGTACCTGCCGATCTGGATCGGGTCGGTCGAGGCGACCGCGATCGCCTTGGAGCAGCAGGGAGTCCGGCCCGCCCGGCCACTGACCCACGACCTGCTCAAAGACGTCATCGGCGCGCTCGGCCGCGAACTCGAGCAGGTCGTGATCACCGATCTGAAAGAAGGCACGTTCTTCGCCGAGCTGGTCTTCGACGGTGACATCCGGGTGTCCGCCCGCCCGAGCGACTCGGTCGCGCTGGCGCTGCGGATCGGCGTCCCCATCCACGCGGTCGACGCGGTGCTGGAGGAAGCCGGCCTGATCATCCCGGACGAGCAGGAGGACGAGGTCGAGAAGTTCCGCGAGTTCCTCGACTCCGTCTCCCCGGAAGACTTCCGCGGCGCCGACACCTGA
- a CDS encoding TetR/AcrR family transcriptional regulator: MRVNLDTQAELGLSVTEATTRAQIIGATIATIADHGYARTTFAKIKDRAGLSSTRMISYHFTNKAGLMQNVLSTVSETKAMFLQERTHGIDPGDRPRNLRAHIETSVAFLREYPECVKVLGELSANAGDADGWAMTSVLVGELRVGAVQRQLRQGQAEGAFGEFAPEVMAMSIAQAIDGVAAAYAADPSIDLDRYGREVADLFERATAPKR; this comes from the coding sequence ATGCGAGTAAACCTCGACACGCAGGCCGAGCTGGGCCTGAGCGTCACCGAGGCGACCACGCGAGCGCAGATCATCGGCGCGACCATCGCGACGATCGCCGATCACGGCTACGCGCGCACGACGTTCGCCAAGATCAAGGACCGTGCGGGGCTCTCCAGCACTCGCATGATCAGCTACCACTTCACGAACAAGGCCGGGCTGATGCAGAACGTGCTGAGCACGGTGTCCGAGACGAAGGCGATGTTCCTCCAGGAGCGCACCCACGGCATCGACCCCGGTGACCGGCCGCGGAACCTGCGAGCGCACATCGAGACGTCAGTGGCGTTCCTGCGCGAATACCCCGAGTGCGTCAAGGTGCTCGGTGAGCTGTCGGCGAATGCCGGCGACGCGGACGGCTGGGCCATGACGTCGGTGCTGGTGGGCGAGCTGCGCGTGGGCGCCGTGCAACGCCAGCTCAGGCAGGGGCAGGCCGAAGGGGCGTTCGGCGAGTTCGCGCCGGAGGTGATGGCGATGTCGATCGCCCAGGCCATCGACGGTGTGGCGGCGGCGTACGCGGCGGACCCGTCGATCGACCTCGACCGCTACGGGCGGGAGGTCGCGGACCTGTTCGAACGGGCGACGGCCCCGAAGCGCTGA
- a CDS encoding MerR family transcriptional regulator, producing MVEAGSPERPPVRAADGEQGELFPDSSLPDELVGYRGPAACQIAGITYRQLDYWARTKLVAPSIRTAHGSGSQRLYSFKDILVLKVVKRLLDTGVSLQNIRVAVDHLRVRGVRDLARVTLFSDGTTVYECTSPEEIVDLLQGGQGVFGIAVSGAMQEISGTIHEFPAERADGGVIESVVPDELTQRRNSRRTG from the coding sequence GTGGTCGAGGCTGGTAGTCCGGAGAGGCCGCCCGTTCGTGCCGCCGATGGCGAGCAGGGCGAGCTGTTCCCCGACTCCTCCCTTCCGGACGAGCTGGTCGGCTACCGCGGCCCGGCCGCGTGCCAGATCGCGGGGATCACGTACCGGCAGCTCGACTACTGGGCCCGGACGAAGCTGGTCGCGCCGAGCATCCGCACCGCCCACGGCTCGGGCTCGCAGCGGCTGTACTCGTTCAAGGACATCCTGGTCCTCAAGGTCGTGAAGCGCTTGCTGGACACCGGGGTCTCGCTGCAGAACATCCGCGTCGCGGTCGATCACCTGCGCGTGCGCGGGGTCCGCGACCTGGCCCGCGTCACCCTCTTCTCCGACGGAACCACGGTGTACGAGTGCACCTCACCGGAGGAGATCGTGGATCTGCTCCAGGGCGGCCAGGGTGTGTTCGGCATCGCGGTCAGCGGCGCGATGCAGGAGATCAGCGGAACCATCCACGAGTTCCCGGCCGAACGGGCCGACGGCGGCGTGATCGAATCGGTCGTTCCGGACGAGCTCACCCAGCGCCGCAACTCCCGCCGCACCGGGTGA
- a CDS encoding nuclear transport factor 2 family protein: MSDVTTTVEQYIAIWNETDAERRRALVAEVFTPDVSYTDPLGAVTGHDGIDGFIGGAQAQFAGLTFSLPEAPDAHHDLARFHWYLTAPGATEPLAIGFDVVELADGRITKVHGFLDKIPG, translated from the coding sequence GTGTCCGATGTGACCACCACCGTCGAGCAGTACATCGCCATCTGGAACGAGACCGACGCCGAGCGCCGGCGCGCCCTCGTCGCCGAAGTCTTCACGCCCGACGTGTCCTACACCGACCCGCTCGGCGCCGTCACCGGCCACGACGGCATCGACGGCTTCATCGGCGGTGCGCAGGCGCAGTTCGCCGGGTTGACGTTCAGCCTGCCGGAGGCACCGGACGCGCACCACGACCTGGCGCGCTTTCACTGGTACCTCACGGCGCCGGGTGCCACCGAGCCCCTCGCCATCGGTTTCGACGTCGTCGAACTCGCCGACGGCCGCATCACCAAGGTGCACGGGTTCCTGGACAAGATCCCGGGCTGA